Within Pangasianodon hypophthalmus isolate fPanHyp1 chromosome 11, fPanHyp1.pri, whole genome shotgun sequence, the genomic segment TGCATTATGTCTTAAAGTTAAGGACTTGTGAAttgacttgaacttgaactgGGACTTGAGACTTACTAGTGAATTGCAAAACAATGACTTGGTCCCACCTCTGCTCTTACTGTAATATTCAACAAGGTTGGAGACAACTCTAGAGCAATCTTGGaccactcctccatgcagaacattttaagctcATTTATTTTCTTAGGAGGGTGCATGTGCACTTCAGTTCACACCACATGTTTTCATTAGGGCTCAAATTCAGATACTAATATGTTTCTTATTTCTttagttcaagttcaagtggagtttattgtcatttcagccatatacaagtacatagtgaaacgaaacaacgtttctccaggaccaaggtgctacataagacaaacacagaacaacatagaactacaagggactacataaattctacaataaagtgcacaagtgcaaacaagtgcagacagcacaaaaacagtacaagacagtacaatgactactgggacagacaatgggcatagtaagtcccagtgcagcgccgaccagcacacagttctgtttaaagtgaatctagtgacaatagtgcaaatagtaccaGAGTATAAAACAAGTAGCtcaaatagtgtaaacataagagtagcagcctatgtacagtatgatataatgagtaatgtagcagcataaacgtgcaaaaacttgcaagtTGCataaatttaatcatttatgtaCTGATTTGGAAGCATACTTGGCTCATCATCTTGTTGAACGCTCTATCCATGACCAAGTCTGAACTTCCTGGCAGACGTTTCCAGGTTCTGGGCTGAAATATCCTGGAGCAGAATTCCTGCTGCTatcaatcttcacaagagcTCCTGAACAACCAGCCACAAAACATAAATGAACCACTGTGCTTTCATGTCCAACAACAACGAGGCGGCCTACCTTGATGAGGTGGAGAAACTGGTAGCTTGGTGCCAggctaactgtctctctctgaatgtcagCAAAACCCAGGAGCTGGTTGTGGACTTCAGGAAGAGGCAGCAGTGGAACTATACCCCACTCGAGATCAGCTGGACCCCTGTGGAGAGAATGAGCAGCTTCAGGTACCTTGGAACACACATCTCTGAGGAGCTGACCTGGACTCATCACATCCAAGCTCAGGTGAACAAAACCAGACAACGGTTGTACCATCTGAGACTGCTGAGGAAATTCAGGGTTTCTCCAGTGATCCTGAAAACGTTCTGTACTGGGGCTATAGAAAGTTTGCTGACTCAGTGCATCTCAGCATGGTATGGAAACTGCTCAACCCAGGACCGCAAAGCCCCACAGAGAGTGGTGCGCTTAGCTGAGCACATCTCCAGGTCTGCTTTTCCCTCTCTGCATGACATCTACACCAGGTGATACAGTACCAGAGCTGCTAAAATCATCAAGGACTCCACCCGCCCCAGTAACTGTCTGTTCAACCTGCTGCAATCAGGCAAGTGCTTCCATTGTTTGATGGCTAAAACTGAGAGgctcaggaggagcttcttccctcagACCATCAGACTCCTTAACACAGATATGTCCACTACGCAGATCCCTTAGCACTCCATAAAGACTCTGCACTGTTTTGTTACTACACGTAACACCcttgcatattttgtacatccattttttgcacattcctcTACATATAgttcttaatatttatttttttattcatttgtttttcttagttatttaaatgcacagttgaaagaggagtaggccaggtttgcatttcactgcaaattatgtactgtatgtaacagtatatgtgacaaataaaatcttgaatcttatcTGTATtactgacacaaacacaaatacattctTATACACAGTccaaaatatttacagaatttCATTAATGTTATGCCATATTATGTACAAtcatacaccaacacactcagGACTAGGTGGTTTAATGTGTAGGAACTACAGAAGGACAAATATTGCATAAAGCACAACAAACGGTGACCATTTTGTCAAGGGTGGTGGTCTGTCCTTCATCTGTTGTGTTGCACAGAGAAAGGGGGATGGTGCTCTGCAAAATCATGTATTTGTTCCTGACCAGGCTAATTACTCTCTCGACGTGGATCTGGACAGCAGTAAGTCCTTTTGTTTCGTCCAGCTCAAGTGGATGTAGTTGCTCTTTACCTTTTGTGAGTGCTTGTATCTTCAAATCGGCAGAGTGCAAACCCATGGTATCTTTAATATCAAAACCTTTTTCAGATAGTATCACATCTCCGGGTGATAGCTTTTCCAGATATCCACATCTTTCGGTTAAGTACTTGTCACTTGTCTGACCTGTCAAGCCCTTTGATACGAATGATACAACCCCCTGTGGTGTGATGGATATCAAATATTTAACCGTATGGTCATTCTTGTATTGGGAGCATGTTTCAGCATTGGTGCtcatgttttttggtttttctataaatatttcCAAACAATGAATAATGGAGGTACAATTGCTAAACGTAGCTCTAAAACACGTCGGTAGACTAATCTGAATTTGCTCTTTGCCTGGCCAAACAATTAACCTACAGAGTCTTTGATACATTACATCCAAAGTGCCGTTAAACACTTCAGCAACAGTAGATTGTGACACATGGAACATatgtccaaaaaaacaaaatggtaaATTTAATCTCATCctcattaatgtaattaaaaaacactgaaaattagTCAAGCCTGAACTGGCTTTCAGAAATCCTGACACTAAAGAGAATACAATCATGAATTTTGCATAAGATGCCAGACCGGTCAGTTCTTGCACCATTTCATCGTTATCCCTGAAGGACTCTTGTCTGAAGGATAAGTTATCAACTTTTGCTTTGAGCTGAGTGATCTCTGCTCGGAGTGCTGCACATTCATCAGTTAATGCTTTCAATGTAGCTTGGCAAGCGTTGTTGGTACAAGGTGTGATTGTTTGGAGAGAATGTACATTAGCCAAATAGCTGTGTTCAGCACACTGGTCTTTCTCCAAGTCTGTGGCATTGCTCTCTTTGGTGCTGAGGATAGGTGCTTCATCTGCATCACAGGTCCTCGTTCTTTTAAGTGGCAGAGTTTGTTCCTGCCTCTTCAGGTTGTGTGCATTCCTTTGTTCCTGTTCAACTGAAGTGTGTGCAAACTGAGATGGCACAAAATCAGGGCTCCTGGGGGTCTCATCTGGGGAAAATAATTCATAGCACATAATAGGTAAGAATAGCAAGACAGTACCATACATGCCCTTAGATGTGCTTCAGCTAATCCTGACATTCTGCCACTTAGTGTacaattaaaggtgcattagatTGGGTCTCTAGACGTTAAATAGTTAGAAGATAAGATTTGAATGATGTATATAAATGATCAAGTGTCCACACAGTCTCTCGCCCAGTTCACATCTGGTATTACCATACGTCCTACGTGATCCATTCACAAGTGGTCAGCAAtaagtacaggtgtgaacagggTCAAATGTGTCTCCAAGATGCGTTGTGATCCAATCAATCAAACCACATTCTGAGGTGGTCTGGGACACATATGGCCACGTTACAGTTCGTTGTGTGAGCGTGAATGCGCCTCCTTGTGTCCCGGACAGCAACCAACTGTTCATGATGTCAGACGTGAACTGCTATGCGTCTTGGCTGTTCAATTGTGATCCAATCACCCAGGACACACGTTAATGCCAGGCATGAACAGGGCCTcaatggccaaaagtatgtggacacctgacaatcacacccacaCGTGGTTCTTCCCGAAAGGAAGACACAAGTGTACAGGAGGTCTgagtatgctgtagcattacaatttccttcactggaactaaggggtccaaacaTCTATTTTACCAGTAATACCTCAAATACATGCTGATGTATGGAAATGTAGAAGAAAATTCAAggcattaatttaattataccCTTTTTCATGAccaaaatgtatgtatgtatgtatttctgcttttttttatttattcattcatttatttctgcatttatttatgaatttatttcagcatttattaatttttttctgctcttaTTTACTTAGGTATTTATGCAttcgttcatttatttttgcatttattatttatttatttatttctgccatcatttatttatttatttattctcatcCTCCACATGGACTTGCAGATTGGAGGAAAAATAAACGGTATCTTGTAAGCAGATTTAATGGTGATACTGATAAATcttgtacattttgtaaattacacacaaaaacattctttcatttattttggagTTGTCCTCATTCGGCTTGTCTTTGGTCAGATTTCTGCTCATTTATTAAAGATCACATCACTTTTtgaaaaccttttattttttttcacttaggAAATGTCTtatcataataaatattatttaattaatttgctGCTTCTATTGGCTAAATTTAGTATATAAATACAGGGGAAATAAagctttgtttttcattttgaagaCAGAAGTTCAGCAATATCTAAAACCAATATCAAAGCTGAAAAATGCCAAAGctgtaaaatgtgttaatgtatgtaaacattttgatgttttaatgaaaatgaccttttttgttgtttatttttatattttgtatttaattgttTCATTCTCTTAATGTACCTTTAATGGTTTTAGTTTACATGcaaaactgtattaaaaacaaacaaacaaacaaacaaaaacaaacaaaaaaccaaccaattaaaaaaatgaaaaacaaaatggcggGGAAAACCATGGAAGCGTGTTTAGCTAGCTGTGCTGAGTGCTGTGTAGTGAGTGCTCTCTGTCTGCAGCAGCTGCTGTTTGGGACACTGCACATCACCAGCCTGTCCAACAGCCAGCTCACCTCAGTGATGTGGAACCTGGTTCACGCGCAGCAGTGGAACTTACCCTCACGTGATGACATTTCCATGGCAACACGCTGCGTCGGCGCGACCACCGGAGCATCGTAGCCCAGCCACTTCTCTGGATACGGTTGCTCCTCCGTGGGTCTTTTCTCAACAAAATGAAAAGAGCAAACGTACGGTCGCTTCGGTGCTTTCTCAAGATTCAAAGCTTTTAACCAAAGCCGAAGAGCTTGTTCGTTTTTAGGAGGCGGATGGAGATTGTATGGCGCCTCACATCCACATTCAGCTCTGGTGCGCGGTTTATGGTCAAAACACACCTGCTCTAAGAAACGTTTTCTTTTGTACCAGTTATTATGACAACCCCTAACTGCACAAACGATCCCAGTTTTCCTCGAATCCATAACTCTTAACAACCACACGTTAAAGGCAGTGTTGCTAAATGCTGTGATGAATACAAGCTAGCCGGCCAAAATAACCGGAAATGGATAACCGGAAGTGTTACACAAAAACCTTTATGCAGACCGAGTCTGTAGGAACGCTGAAAAAAAGGTGAATAACACCATGCACCATACAATTTCATTGTACAAGGATGCTGCgcatatgacaataaagttcTTGAATCTTTCTGAATCTATCGCTTGTTATATTTTTtcgctttatatattttttcgctgtatatatattttttatgaacaGGCACTATTACGGACAGCTTGGCTGTGACGCCATAGGCGCGCCTGCTGGCCGGGGTCCTTCCTCTCCTCGTCTAGCCGAGGGTCATGTACAAAATCGCATAGCAACCTTCTGCCGTCAAGATAAGCTCTGTTTTAATTAGACGTATTTAGTTGTACATTGTTTGAAGACATGATGGGCGGCAGAACGAGTGCGATAGCGGCTGGTGTCGGCGCGGCGCTTTTCGTCGGTTACTGTATCTATTTCGACAGGAAGCGAAGGAGCGACCCAAACTTCAAGAGCAAGCTGAGAGAACGTGAGTGCTGTAGGCTGAGCTCCAAAGACCCCTGTTTTAGACATGTAGGTCACTAGATAGTTGACGGAAGCCGTTCTTTTACACACTATGTAGTGCGCCGATGTAGCAGGCAGGTTGGGGATGCAGTCACTCTTTTCTTGTGAGACGATTTTTATCGTGAAGCGGCCTCGCGCGTGGCCCTGTCATTCAAACTGTATGGTTCATGTTAAAGGCGGTGGGAAAAAAATGCGGGTAAACACTACAAATGAGCTAGCAGCTAGTAACAAGCTAGGTTATAGGCTTATAGGCTAAATTTGGCTTGTgtttcctcatttgtaagtcgctttggataaaagcgtctgctaaaggaataaatgtaaatcccaaatggctccctCACTAGTTAGGAAAGGTAACAATAGCTTCTACAtcctctgtagtgcactaggtgTTAAATGtggagccatttgggattcagccagagtgtgtacagtgttgttcacagtgttgtttgtgttatttttgccAGGTCAGTGATTCTCAGCTCAAACACTCGCTGTTTTAATCCCTGTAGTGACTCTTAATGGCTTAGTAATAGTTGAATCAAGTGGAAATCCGACATTAATGTACAATACACAGTGTTTTCAGGGCTGTTCTGCTGCCTTCCTGTGCTATGGTAATGAAACATGGACGACGCCaggttcattcatacatatttcttttttcttatacttttattttgacaccatAACACATTactcagttagctagcttgctgatGATGAGGGAATTTTGGTCAAATACAGTTttggtgtaaaaatgtacaacatgtaTAGACTGGTTGCTGATGTAGTACAATTAGCTGTATTTAgacaaatatgaacaaaacatgTTATTCGATACAGAAACTGTACTCTCCTCAGCCATATTGACAGTTTAGGATTCCCCCCATCTCAGAAAGCTCAGTTATCTCCGAGTTCTccagtcgtaattacgacttaAGGGAACATTCATGTGCAGCTTCCTGGTGGAAAACTCGTTTTCACGACAACACCGAtagcacgtgaaggcagcattCACGTGTCATGCGCATGCTCATTACTCCACATTTCATTGTTATTCCTTGTGACAATTCCAGCTGTTGAGCATCAggtgtccccccccccccccctccttcTCCACGTTCAGGTAATTGTCCTTCTCATCAGTTTAACTAGAGTAATCTACTGAGTAATACTGAATAGTGTAGAGTTAAAGACTTATCCAAGGAACtgaaattgtt encodes:
- the si:dkey-56d12.4 gene encoding uncharacterized protein si:dkey-56d12.4, whose amino-acid sequence is MDSRKTGIVCAVRGCHNNWYKRKRFLEQVCFDHKPRTRAECGCEAPYNLHPPPKNEQALRLWLKALNLEKAPKRPYVCSFHFVEKRPTEEQPYPEKWLGYDAPVVAPTQRVAMEMSSREDETPRSPDFVPSQFAHTSVEQEQRNAHNLKRQEQTLPLKRTRTCDADEAPILSTKESNATDLEKDQCAEHSYLANVHSLQTITPCTNNACQATLKALTDECAALRAEITQLKAKVDNLSFRQESFRDNDEMVQELTGLASYAKFMIVFSLVSGFLKASSGLTNFQCFLITLMRMRLNLPFCFFGHMFHVSQSTVAEVFNGTLDVMYQRLCRLIVWPGKEQIQISLPTCFRATFSNCTSIIHCLEIFIEKPKNMSTNAETCSQYKNDHTVKYLISITPQGVVSFVSKGLTGQTSDKYLTERCGYLEKLSPGDVILSEKGFDIKDTMGLHSADLKIQALTKGKEQLHPLELDETKGLTAVQIHVERVISLVRNKYMILQSTIPLSLCNTTDEGQTTTLDKMVTVCCALCNICPSVVPTH